The following DNA comes from Chloroflexota bacterium.
GCATGCAGGTCGAGGCGCTCGGCAAAGAGTACGGCCCCTCCCAGTACGAGTTTACCGTGCGCTACGCCAACGCACTCTCCGCCGTCGACCAATACCTGGTGACCCGCGAGGTGGTGCGCGCGCTCGCGCTGAAGCAGGGACTCATCGCGACCTACATGCCGAAGGCGTACGCCGAACTGGCCGGTAACGGGCTGCACGTGCACATCGGCTTGTCGGATGCGAGCGGCCGCAACCTGATGCAGAGCGACGATCCTGCGCAGCCGCTCTCGCCGGCGGGGCTGCACTTCACGGGCGGCCTGCTCAAGCACGCCGCCGGCCTGACGGGGGTTGGCGCACCGACGGTGAATTCCTACAAGCGGCTGCAGCCCAATACATGGGCCCCGGCGCACGTGGCATGGGGCGTCGGCAACCGCGGCGCGCTGGTGCGCGTGCCCGACACGTCCGGCCGCAGCCATGTCGAGTTTCGCGCCGGCGATTCGAGCTGCAACCCGTTTATCTTCATGACAGCGCTGCTCGCCGCCGGGCTGGACGGCTTGCAGAACCAGCTTGACCCCGGCCCGCATGCCGGCGACGTCAATCTCGGCAACCTGAGCGACAGCCAGTTGGCCGCGCGCGGCGTCGGCTACCTTCCGCGCTCACTGCCCGAGGCGCTCGACGCGTTCGAAGCCGACCCGGTGCTGACCGCTGCACTGTCGCCAATCATTGCATCGGAGTTCCTGAGGGTCAAGCGCAGCGAGTACCTGTCGTATTGCCTGGAAGTCCACCCATGGGAACGCAAGACCTACCTGGAGGCGATGTGAAACTCGATCTCTCGCAAGCGCCGGTTGTCGATGTGCACTGCCACCCGTACACACGCAAGGATACCCTGACCGCCGACGAGTTCACGAACGTCACCGCGTTTGGCGGCGGCTCGGCGCAGTACCTGACCGACGCCGGCTTGTCTGCCGACGACGCCGCGCTGGCCCGCCTGCAGCGTGTCAAGCGCGACACCATCTACTTCCGGAACATGGTGCATACGCTGGCCGAGCAATTCGGCTGCGCCGCCGATATCGACGCGATCGTGGCCGCGCGCAACAACGCCATCGCCGCCGAGGGCTACGCGGCGTACAACACGCGCATGCTGAAGTCGGCCGGCGTCAGCACGCTCGTGGCCGACTTCGGTTATCCGGTGCCCAACGTGCCGGTGGCGCAGTTCCGCGCGGAAACGGGCGTGGAGATCGTGCCAATCTACCGGATCGAGGTACTGATCGCAGAACTGCTGAAGCAGAATATCGGCTGGGACGAATGCCGGCGTCGCTTCGACGACGCGGCCAACGATGCGTTGTTGCACCAGGGCTACCGCGGACTGAAGTCGATCATCGCGTATCGCACCGGGCTTGACGTCTCGCCGTTGAGCCGCAATCCCGACCAGGGGATGCAAGCCTGGGAGGCAATTCAACGCGGCACCGGTGGCGGCGGCATGAAGAAGCTGCGCGACTATTTCTTCTGCCGGGCGCTGGAGCTGTGCATGGAGCACAACGTGCCGATGCAGGTGCACACCGGCATGGGCGACTGGCAGGTGCAGTTGACCGCCTGCCGCCCGGCGCTGTTGATGGACCTGCTGCGCTTCCCCACCTTCCGCGGCTGCCGCGTGCTGCTGGTGCACACCGGGTATCCATATCACGCGGAAGCGGGCTACATGGCGAATGTGCTGCCCAATCTTTGGCTCGACCTGTCGGAGGGCATTCCATTCGCCGGCCAGGCCGCCAGGCGCATCGTGGCCGAGGTGCTGGAGATGGCGCCGCTGTCGCGTGTCTGCTACGGGTCGGACGCCTTCGGTTCGCCCGAGCCGTTCCACACCAGTGCGCGGCTGGGCAAGCGGGCCGTCACGCAGGCGCTGGAGTCGCTCGTCGCTGACGGCATGCTTTCATCGAGCGAGGCACAGGCCGCCGCGCTGCAGATACTATCGCAGAACGCCCGCGACCTGTACGGCCTGTAACTGCAAAGCCGTTCAGGGTGCAGACCCACTCCGATAAGAACACAGACATAAGGACATCGGCTGAGCCTGCCGCACCGCCCACCCCCGCCAACGGCGCGGGGCGAGTCGCAGACGGGGTCGAAGCCATCAGTTGCCCGCGCCTACGCCGATGCGGTATCATCACGACGCAGGTCAAAGACCTGCCTCTACACCGGTCGTCGGGCGGCCCTTCGACAGGCTGCCCAGAAACTCCGCTACATTCGGCTGCAAGGCGGCACCGGTTGTCGCCCAGGCGAAAGCCAGGGCCCAGGGGCAGCCCTGCTGGATGCCGGCTCCCATGAAAATGGATCGTATCCCAGGGTAGGGACAGGTCTTTGACCTGGCCGACCGGACGGGTCAAAGACCCGTCCCTACATCGGCAGGACTATTCTCATGCGCGAGTGTGCGCCCCGGCGCATCAGCAACTTTCGCCGGCATGACGGGTTGGCAGCCGGCGCACCAGTTTCTGTCCGCACGCATGTCGCCGCGGCGACCTGGAATTCTCAGTGCCCGCAGCATGTGCGCGGTAGAGCCATGCACAGCCACGGCAATAGGTTGTCCCGGACGCAGGGGCAGGTCCTGACTTGCCGGTGCGCGGCGCATCAGAGACCCTCCTCTACACCGGCACGGCATGCAAACTGCGATGTGCCGACGTGTCTAGCCTCAGTTCTGAGAACCGCTATCGTGAGACCCCGGCGCAGGACTTTGCCGCCCCCATAATCGAAGCCCGCCCGTGAAGCGGGTATAATGGAGATTGGGATAACGTCTTCGTTACGTGGAGGTTATCATGCGTCCGACTCTCTCGATCATCGCAATCGTGGCGTCACTCATAGTGGTTGCCTGTGCCCAGACCGGCACGCCAACCCCGACTTCCGGCGTGATCAAGTCCGACAAGGCCCGTATAACCGGCATGGCTGCGCCGGCCAGCGACCTTTCCACCCTCGCCCGGGACAACGCCGCATTCGCAACCAACCTCTATGCCCAATTGCGCGCCAAACCGGGCGGCAACCTGCTCTTCTCACCGCACTCGGTCTCGTCCGCACTGGCGATGACCTACGCCGGCGCGCTGGGCAACACGTCCGCCGAGATGGCCGCCGCCCTGCGGTACGGCCTGCCGGCCGACCGCCTGCACGCTGCATTCAACTCGCTCGACCTGGAACTCGCCGCGCGCGGCCAGGGCGCGCAGGGCAAAGACGGCAAGGGCTTCCGACTCAAGACCGTCAACGCGCTCTGGGGACAAAGCGGGTACAAGTTCCTGCCGGGCTTCCTTGATGTGCTCGCCCAGAACTACGGTGCGGGCCTGCGCGTGCTTGATTTCCAGAAGGCGCCGGAGCCGTCGCGCCAGACGATCAACCAGTGGGTCAGCGAGCAAACCGAGAAACGCATTCCGGAACTGATCGGTCAGGGCGTAATCGACCCGTCCACCGTGCTCGTGCTGACCAACGCCATCTACTTTAATGCGGCGTGGGCCGACCAGTTCGATGCGAAGTCTACCCGGCTTGACCAGTTCACACTGCTCGACGGCAAGACGGCGGACGCGCAATTCATGCGCCGCACCGGCAATTACCGCTACGCCTCGTCGGACGCATGGCAGGCCGTCGAACTGCCGTATGATGGTCGCGAACTGGCGATGCTGGTTTTGCTCCCCGCACCCGGCAAGTTCGATGACGTCGAGTCGGCGCTGCCGGCCGCGCTTGACGGCGCGCTGAACGGGATGAAGCCGGCCAGCGTCTTCGTCTCGCTGCCGCGCTGGAAGTTCGAGACGTCGTACGGGCTGTCGGTTCCGCTGCAGGCGCTCGGCATGAAGGATGCCTTCAGCGCGGGCAAAGCCGACTTCTCCGGCATGGACGGCACGCGCAGCCTGTTCATCGGCGCCGTCATCCACAAGGCGTTCATCGCCGTGGACGAGGCGGGCACCGAAGCCGCCGCCGCCACGGCCGTGGTGATGCCGGCCGCAGGAGCAGCCGGACCGCAGCCGGTCGAGTTCCGGGCCAATCGGCCGTTTGTATTCGCGATCCGCGATCTCAAGACGGGCGCGGTGCTTTTCATTGGCCGCGTGTTGAACCCGGCAGCCTAGTCCGGCCGGCGCCCCCGTGCCAGACCGAATGGGAGTCTCCCGCATGCTTCGAAGCCGCAACGTGGCAATCGCCGTTACGCTCCTGCTGACCGCGTACCAACTGGTGCGCATCATCGCGTTCATCAACGTTTACGGCGGCATTGAGCACGACGGCGGCTGGATGCTTTCCATCTCTCGTTCGCTGGCCGAAACCGGCACATACACGACGATGGTCAGCACCATCAGCGATCCCGGCTCGCGCGGCGCGAATGGCGTGGATATCAAGTTCGATATTCAGGCTGACGACGGGCGCATCTGGTTCTTTACCGGCAACGGCATCGGCCCCGCCAGCATTGTGCCGGACGCGCTCATGATCTGGCTGTTCGGCAGCAGTTTCTGGGCGCTGCACCTCGGCCCACTGCTCTTTTTCACCGGCGTGCTCCTGCTTTCGGCGCGTCTGCTCTACGCCATCGCCGGACTTGGCGCCGTCGTCTTGTTCCACGCCTACCTGGTCTTCTACCCGCAACTATCGGTCTTCCTCGGCTATGAGGCGATGGGCGAAGTGCCGGCGATGTTCTACATCCTGCTCGCATTTCTCGCGTTCGCGCATGCGCGCCGCGATCCGGCAGCCCGAGCGCGATACTACGCTGCGACGGGACTGCTGGCCGGACTGGCCATCAACGCCAAGCTCATCGCGCTGTTCTCCATAAGCGGGATCTTCCTCGTCATGGCTGTCGACCTGCTGCGCCCGGCGTTCAGACCGTCTCCCGCAACGCGCAGGCAGAGCGCGACGGCGTTCCTGGCGCTGGCCGCCGGCACGCTCGCGCCGCTGGCGCTATGGGAACTCGTTCAACTCGTGGTCATCACCACGCTCGCGGGTGTCGACAACTACGGCAAACACCTCGCGCAGCGCTGGTGGTTCGTGCTCAATGACGGCAGCGGCATCGGCGACACTGGGCGGACCGGCATCGACGCCATGCTCGGCAAATTCCTCAGACTCAGCGAGATTGCCCATCCCGAGCCGTGGGTGACCGTATGTGTGTTTGCCGCTCTCTTGATCGGCGGCGCGACGCTGGTCTGGCGATATCGACGGCACGGCATCCAATCCAGCCTGACCGCCACACTATGGCTTGGCTGGGCGGTGAACACCGCGTGGTTTGTTGCGATATCCAAGACCGGTTGGGTACGGCACGACTGGTTTGGCCTCGTTTTAGCCGTGCTCGTACTGGCGGCGCTCGCGCCAGCCCTGCTGACGGGCAACCCGATCACGGGAGAGCAGCGCACACGCCGCGCCGCGGCGCTTATCCCAGGCGCACTCGTGCTGGGAGTCATGCTTTGGGGTTTTGCCAGCCAGCGCAACGTGGCGGGATTTTTCCTGCCGGATAGCGTCGTGCCGTACTGGCAGGCCAAGCAGATCGCGGACCGCACCGGCGCCAGCTTGCCGTGGATCATCGTACCCCGCGCGGCCCAGGACGAGGCGGCGGAGTATATCCGGCGGCTGCCGCTCGACAGTAGAGTGTACTACCCCGGGGGGCACAAGACGGCCGAGTTGACACCGTTGACCGGGCGCTTGCATTACCCGCTTGCGCGACGGTCACGCGCAGGCCCGCAGGCGCAGGATGTTCTGGTGCTGGGCCCTTCGATTGTCTCGCCGTGGCAGAGCGAGCGCGACCGCAATACGAAGATACGCGTCGCACGACAGGATTGCTATGCGCCGCTCATCGTCAACGATTATTACTGGCTGTGCGCCCTGCCCGTTCCGGCGCCGGCTGTCGCCCGGTACACGCACGCGGAGACGATGTTCCAGAACGGCCTCCGGTTGCTCGGCTATGACGCACCATCGACCACGCCGCGTGCAGGCGACGGCTTCGTGATCACGCTGTTCTGGCAAACCGACCGCCCGGTGTCGCAGAGCTATACGGCGTTCGTACACCT
Coding sequences within:
- a CDS encoding glutamine synthetase, which gives rise to MNSQDLLKHLADDQIQNLWILFHDYNGRACAKTLPPGQFTSAVANGIVFATANLEFALTDHMAPDGIFQPNTGDFFAVPDPDSYRLLPYLERTALVHTFMRTDEHKPFAGCPRSALVRMMDRFATLGMNVTVSLEAEFALFRKIGDGEYVPANDDGMYSLTALNRYADLMHSIVHTLEAMGMQVEALGKEYGPSQYEFTVRYANALSAVDQYLVTREVVRALALKQGLIATYMPKAYAELAGNGLHVHIGLSDASGRNLMQSDDPAQPLSPAGLHFTGGLLKHAAGLTGVGAPTVNSYKRLQPNTWAPAHVAWGVGNRGALVRVPDTSGRSHVEFRAGDSSCNPFIFMTALLAAGLDGLQNQLDPGPHAGDVNLGNLSDSQLAARGVGYLPRSLPEALDAFEADPVLTAALSPIIASEFLRVKRSEYLSYCLEVHPWERKTYLEAM
- a CDS encoding amidohydrolase family protein; translation: MKLDLSQAPVVDVHCHPYTRKDTLTADEFTNVTAFGGGSAQYLTDAGLSADDAALARLQRVKRDTIYFRNMVHTLAEQFGCAADIDAIVAARNNAIAAEGYAAYNTRMLKSAGVSTLVADFGYPVPNVPVAQFRAETGVEIVPIYRIEVLIAELLKQNIGWDECRRRFDDAANDALLHQGYRGLKSIIAYRTGLDVSPLSRNPDQGMQAWEAIQRGTGGGGMKKLRDYFFCRALELCMEHNVPMQVHTGMGDWQVQLTACRPALLMDLLRFPTFRGCRVLLVHTGYPYHAEAGYMANVLPNLWLDLSEGIPFAGQAARRIVAEVLEMAPLSRVCYGSDAFGSPEPFHTSARLGKRAVTQALESLVADGMLSSSEAQAAALQILSQNARDLYGL
- a CDS encoding serpin family protein, which translates into the protein MRPTLSIIAIVASLIVVACAQTGTPTPTSGVIKSDKARITGMAAPASDLSTLARDNAAFATNLYAQLRAKPGGNLLFSPHSVSSALAMTYAGALGNTSAEMAAALRYGLPADRLHAAFNSLDLELAARGQGAQGKDGKGFRLKTVNALWGQSGYKFLPGFLDVLAQNYGAGLRVLDFQKAPEPSRQTINQWVSEQTEKRIPELIGQGVIDPSTVLVLTNAIYFNAAWADQFDAKSTRLDQFTLLDGKTADAQFMRRTGNYRYASSDAWQAVELPYDGRELAMLVLLPAPGKFDDVESALPAALDGALNGMKPASVFVSLPRWKFETSYGLSVPLQALGMKDAFSAGKADFSGMDGTRSLFIGAVIHKAFIAVDEAGTEAAAATAVVMPAAGAAGPQPVEFRANRPFVFAIRDLKTGAVLFIGRVLNPAA